From a region of the Labrus mixtus chromosome 5, fLabMix1.1, whole genome shotgun sequence genome:
- the unc45b gene encoding protein unc-45 homolog B yields the protein MGDTVQLKDEGNKHFQAGEIDKAIECYTKAVKGCKDQKVLAVIYRNRSACYLKQENYTNAASDASKAIDVDAADIKALYRRCQALEKLGKLDMAFKDVQRCATLEPKNKTFLETLRRLGADIQAKLKTTFSTDSRVQNMFDILFDEEMDKDKKEKAANNLIVLSREDAGAERIFQNNGVSLLLTMIETGKSEMVLAAVRTLSGMCTGHKARAMAIVNMVGVDKMCSIMAVDNEEIALATCNLFQCINDSLTGGDKRDYGKEEALVLDASKDLKTILLSLLEMVASKKVSGHGRDQALNLLSKNVPRKNKKEADHSRTLFTIDNGLKKILKVCGQIPELPDQLPLTDNTQLIASVLLTKIYDDLKCDPERNNFRDICDGYIKAKIDPNNMDSTIHAINTISGLLQGPFDVGNALVGHQGIMEMMVALCASEREVDQMVAVEALIHSSTKMSRASFIITNGVSLLKDIYKKTKNEKIKIRALVGLCKLGSAGGDDYSLRQFAEGSTEKLAKQCRKWLCNPQIDNKTRNWAIEGLAYLTNDADVKDDFVEDEPALKAMFELAKSKDKTILYAVACTLVNCTNSYDKKEIIPELVQLAKFSKQHVPEQHPKDKKDFIDRRVKRLLKAGVISALAVMVKADNSILTDQTKEMLARVFLALSEDPKDRGIIVAQGGGKALIPLALEGTEVGKVKACHALAKIASISNPEIAFPGERVYEVVRPLVNLLHTDRDGTQNYEALRGLTNLAGFSEKLRVKIVKENALSDLETYMFEENEQIRQAATECMCNLVTCKKVQERYLEDGNDRLKLLVLLCGEDDEKLQVAAAGALAMLTASEKKLCTKLTVVTTQWMEILQRLCLHSNSWIAHRGMVVVFNMLNSDDSELSKKLIESELLEILSVIGKAEDNPKRQETIDVARACLVKAMDLGLIKPFSTPS from the exons ATGGGAGACACCGTCCAGTTAAAAGATGAAGGAAACAAACACTTTCAAGCAGGAGAGATCGACAAGGCCATTGAATGCTACACTAAAGCCGTCAAGGGGTGCAAAGACCAAAAAGTGCTTGCTGTCATATACAGGAACAGATCTGCATGCTACTTAAAACAG GAAAACTATACAAATGCAGCATCTGATGCATCTAAAG CAATTGATGTTGATGCAGCAGATATTAAAGCTTTGTACCGGCGTTGCCAAGCTCTGGAGAAGCTTGGTAAACTTGACATGGCTTTTAAGGACGTGCAGAGATGCGCCACCCTCGAACCAAAGAACAAGACCTTTCTGGAGACTCTACGCAGGCTTGGAGCTGATATCCAGGCCAAG cTTAAGACAACATTTTCCACCGATTCAAGGGTTCAGAACATGTTTGACATTCTCTTCGATGAAGAAATGGACAAGGATAAGAAGGAAAAA GCTGCAAACAACCTGATTGTGCTGTCCAGAGAGGATGCAGGAGCAGAACGAATCTTCCAGAATAACGGAGTGTCTCTGCTGCTCACCATGATAGAGACAGGAAAATCAGAGATGGTCCTGGCTGCTGTTCGCACACTGTCAGGCATGTGCACAGGACACAAAGCTCGG GCCATGGCCATTGTTAACATGGTGGGTGTTGATAAAATGTGCAGCATCATGGCTGTTGACAATGAGGAGATTGCACTTGCAACCTGCAACCTATTCCAGTGCATCAATGACTCCCTCACTGGTGGAGATAAAAGGGATTATGGAAAAGAAGAGGCCTTGGTTTTGG ATGCATCGAAAGACCTGAAAACTATTCTCCTATCTCTGCTGGAGATGGTTGCCAGTAAGAAGGTGTCTGGCCATGGCAGAGACCAGGCGCTGAACCTCCTGAGCAAAAATGTACCtcgcaaaaacaaaaaagaggcaGACCACTCCAGGACCCTATTCACTATTGACAACG GTCTGAAGAAGATCCTCAAGGTGTGTGGTCAGATTCCTGAACTGCCAGACCAGCTGCCCttaacagacaacacacagctGATTGCTAGTGTGCTCCTCACCAAGATCTATGACGACCTCAAATGTGACCCAGAGAGAAACAACTTCAGGGACATCTGCGATGGATATATAAA AGCCAAGATTGACCCCAATAATATGGACAGCACCATTCATGCAATCAATACCATCTCGGGTCTGCTTCAGGGTCCCTTTGACGTGGGCAATGCTCTGGTTGGACATCAGGGCATAATGGAGATGATGGTGGCGTTATGTGCCTCTGAACGGGAGGTGGACCAGATGGTTGCTGTGGAGGCTCTGATCCACTCCTCCACCAAGATGAGCCGTGCCAGCTTCATCATCACCAATGGTGTGTCACTGCTGAAGGACATCTACAAAAAGACCAAGAATGAGAAGATTAAGATACGTGCGCTGGTG GGTCTCTGTAAATTGGGTTCAGCTGGAGGTGATGATTACAGTTTAAGGCAGTTTGCTGAAGGCTCCACAGAGAAACTCGCCAAGCAGTGCAGAAA GTGGCTTTGTAATCCCCAGATTGATAACAAAACAAGGAATTGGGCGATAGAGGGTCTTGCTTATTTGACTAATGATGCGGATGTGAAAGATGACTTCGTTGAGGATGAGCCTGCCCTGAAAGCTATGTTTGAACTGGCCAAG tCTAAGGACAAGACAATCTTATATGCAGTAGCGTGCACCCTGGTTAACTGCACCAACAGCTATGACAAGAAGGAAATCATCCCTGAGCTGGTTCAACTGGCCAAGTTCTCAAAGCAACATGTGCCTGAACAACACcccaag GACAAGAAGGATTTTATTGATAGGAGAGTGAAAAGGCTGCTGAAGGCTGGAGTCATCTCAGCTCTTGCTGTCATGGTCAAAGCAGACAACTCCATCCTGACTGATCAGACCAAGGAGATGCTGGCAAG ggttttCTTGGCATTGTCAGAGGATCCTAAGGACCGTGGAATAATTGTCGCCCAAGGTGGGGGGAAG GCTTTAATACCACTTGCTCTGGAAGGCACAGAAGTGGGGAAGGTGAAGGCCTGCCATGCCCTTGCCAAGATTGCATCCATTTCCAACCCTGAAATTGCGTTCCCCGGTGAGAGG gTGTATGAGGTGGTGCGACCTTTAGTTAACCTCcttcacacagacagagatggaACACAGAACTACGAAGCTCTCAGAGGCCTTACCAACTTGGCTGGTTTTAGTGAAAAACTTCG GGTAAAGATTGTGAAAGAGAACGCCCTGTCAGATCTTGAGACCTACATGTTTGAGGAGAACGAACAGATCAGACAGGCTGCCACTGAGTGCATGTGCAACCTTGTTACATGTAAAAAA GTCCAAGAGCGTTACCTGGAGGATGGCAATGATAGGTTGAAGCTGCTGGTGCTGCTTTGTGGCGAGGATGACGAGAAACTCCAGGTAGCTGCAGCTGGAGCTCTGGCCATGCTCACTGCTTCTGAGAAGAAGCTCTGCACCAAACTGACCGTGGTG ACAACCCAGTGGATGGAGATCCTGCAGAGGTTGTGTCTGCACAGCAACTCTTGGATAGCACACCGTGGCATGGTGGTTGTCTTTAACATGCTCAACTCAGATGACAGTGAGCTGTCGAAGAAGCTGATCGAGAGTGAGCTGCTGGAAATCCTCTCAGTGATCGGCAAAGCTGAGGACAACCCGAAGAGGCAGGAGACCATCGATGTTGCACGCGCGTGCCTTGTCAAAGCTATGGATCTTGGTCTCATCAAACCTTTCAGCACCCCTTCTTAG